The proteins below come from a single Xenopus tropicalis strain Nigerian chromosome 9, UCB_Xtro_10.0, whole genome shotgun sequence genomic window:
- the tom1l2 gene encoding TOM1-like protein 2 isoform X6 codes for MEFLLGNPYSTPVGQCIEKATDGSLQSEDWTLNMEICDIINETEEGPKDAIRALKKRLNGNRNYREVMLALTVLETCVKNCGHRFHVLVTHRDFIDGILVKIISPKNSPPTIVQDKVLALIQSVPEVDPATNMHTSQTQQRGSFSNFSNSKSSPTPPYTAPGGPPANMGGPISANSEQIGRLRSELDIVRGNIKVMSEMLTEMTPGQEDASDLELLQDLNRTCRSMQERIVELISRVSNEEVTEELLHVNDDLNNVFLRYERFERYRSGRSAQNTNGVLSEVTEDNLIDLGPGSPAVVSPMLANTAPSNLSSQLGGLDMGSNSVSSTLSALPTTKPQDDFDMFAHTRTNSLADQRKNVTYEDPQALGGLASALDVRKQNIGGKGDELEEGVTSEEFDKFLEERAKAAERVPDLPSPPTGEPAPPTNPAGRKKQDRSEDTLFAL; via the exons AGAAAGCTACAGACGGCTCCCTGCAGAGTGAGGACTGGACACTCAACATGGAAATCTGTGACATTATTAATGAGACAGAAGAAGG TCCAAAAGATGCCATCAGAGCCCTGAAGAAGAGGCTGAATGGGAATAGGAATTACAGAGAAGTGATGCTCGCACTCACA GTTTTAGAGACTTGCGTCAAAAACTGCGGCCATCGCTTTCACGTCCTCGTGACCCATCGGGATTTCATAGACGGCATCTTGGTGAAGATTATCTCCCCAAAAAACAGCCCTCCCACCATCGTGCAGGACAAAGTGCTTGCGCTTATCCAG AGCGTTCCTGAGGTGGATCCTGCGACCAACATGCATACCTCTCAGACTCAGCAGAGGGGCAGCTTCAGCAACTTCTCCAATTCCAAATCCAGCCCCACTCCCCCCTACACAGCCCCAGGAGGCCCTCCAGCAAACATGGGCGGCCCCATCAGCGCAAACTCCGAGCAG ATTGGACGACTGAGGAGTGAGCTGGATATAGTGCGCGGAAACATTAAAGTCATGTCTGAGATGCTCACGGAAATGACCCCTGGTCAGGAAGATGCCTCAGACCTTGAGCTTTTACAG GACCTAAACAGGACATGCAGATCCATGCAGGAGAGGATTGTGGAACTCATTTCCCGAGTATCGAATGAGGAGGTCACTGAAGAGCTGCTTCACGTGAATGATGATTTAAATAACGTCTTTCTTCGATATGAGAG GTTTGAACGGTACAGGTCGGGCCGCTCTGCACAGAACACTAATGGG GTGCTGAGTGAAGTCACGGAGGATAACCTGATTGACCTCGGCCCTGGATCGCCTGCAGTCGTCAGCCCCATGTTGGCAAATACGGCTCCATCAAACCTGAGCTCACAGCTGGGCGGCCTGG aTATGGGATCAAACAGCGTCAGCTCAACTCTCAGCGCTCTGCCCACCACCAAACCGCAGGATGACTTTGATATGTTTGCACACACCAGAACCAACTCTCTGGCCGATCAGCGGAAAAA CGTGACGTACGAGGACCCACAGGCTCTGGGGGGATTGGCCTCCGCTCTTGATGTCCGGAAGCAGAACATCGGAGGG AAGGGAGATGAACTGGAGGAAGGAGTGACGAGCGAAG AATTTGACAAGTTTTTAGAAGAGCGAGCCAAAGCCGCAGAAAGGGTGCCAGATCTGCCATCCCCCCCCACTGGAGAGCCGGCTCCGCCCACGAATCCCGCCGGAAGGAAGAAGCAGGATCGCTCCGAGGACACGCTCTTTGCTCTGTAA
- the tom1l2 gene encoding TOM1-like protein 2 isoform X2 translates to MEFLLGNPYSTPVGQCIEKATDGSLQSEDWTLNMEICDIINETEEGPKDAIRALKKRLNGNRNYREVMLALTVLETCVKNCGHRFHVLVTHRDFIDGILVKIISPKNSPPTIVQDKVLALIQAWADAFRSSPDLTGVVHIYEELKRKGIEFPMADLDALSPIHTPQRSVPEVDPATNMHTSQTQQRGSFSNFSNSKSSPTPPYTAPGGPPANMGGPISANSEQIGRLRSELDIVRGNIKVMSEMLTEMTPGQEDASDLELLQDLNRTCRSMQERIVELISRVSNEEVTEELLHVNDDLNNVFLRYERFERYRSGRSAQNTNGVLSEVTEDNLIDLGPGSPAVVSPMLANTAPSNLSSQLGGLDMGSNSVSSTLSALPTTKPQDDFDMFAHTRTNSLADQRKNVTYEDPQALGGLASALDVRKQNIGGIPVSQPTDMDDIEEWLSKDVKGDELEEGVTSEEFDKFLEERAKAAERVPDLPSPPTGEPAPPTNPAGRKKQDRSEDTLFAL, encoded by the exons AGAAAGCTACAGACGGCTCCCTGCAGAGTGAGGACTGGACACTCAACATGGAAATCTGTGACATTATTAATGAGACAGAAGAAGG TCCAAAAGATGCCATCAGAGCCCTGAAGAAGAGGCTGAATGGGAATAGGAATTACAGAGAAGTGATGCTCGCACTCACA GTTTTAGAGACTTGCGTCAAAAACTGCGGCCATCGCTTTCACGTCCTCGTGACCCATCGGGATTTCATAGACGGCATCTTGGTGAAGATTATCTCCCCAAAAAACAGCCCTCCCACCATCGTGCAGGACAAAGTGCTTGCGCTTATCCAG GCTTGGGCGGACGCATTTCGCAGCAGCCCTGACCTTACTGGAGTTGTACATATTTATGAGGAGCTGAAGAGAAAAGGAATAGAGTTCCCAATGGCAGATCTAGATGCTTTGTCTCCCATACACACCCCCCAGAGG AGCGTTCCTGAGGTGGATCCTGCGACCAACATGCATACCTCTCAGACTCAGCAGAGGGGCAGCTTCAGCAACTTCTCCAATTCCAAATCCAGCCCCACTCCCCCCTACACAGCCCCAGGAGGCCCTCCAGCAAACATGGGCGGCCCCATCAGCGCAAACTCCGAGCAG ATTGGACGACTGAGGAGTGAGCTGGATATAGTGCGCGGAAACATTAAAGTCATGTCTGAGATGCTCACGGAAATGACCCCTGGTCAGGAAGATGCCTCAGACCTTGAGCTTTTACAG GACCTAAACAGGACATGCAGATCCATGCAGGAGAGGATTGTGGAACTCATTTCCCGAGTATCGAATGAGGAGGTCACTGAAGAGCTGCTTCACGTGAATGATGATTTAAATAACGTCTTTCTTCGATATGAGAG GTTTGAACGGTACAGGTCGGGCCGCTCTGCACAGAACACTAATGGG GTGCTGAGTGAAGTCACGGAGGATAACCTGATTGACCTCGGCCCTGGATCGCCTGCAGTCGTCAGCCCCATGTTGGCAAATACGGCTCCATCAAACCTGAGCTCACAGCTGGGCGGCCTGG aTATGGGATCAAACAGCGTCAGCTCAACTCTCAGCGCTCTGCCCACCACCAAACCGCAGGATGACTTTGATATGTTTGCACACACCAGAACCAACTCTCTGGCCGATCAGCGGAAAAA CGTGACGTACGAGGACCCACAGGCTCTGGGGGGATTGGCCTCCGCTCTTGATGTCCGGAAGCAGAACATCGGAGGG ATTCCAGTCTCCCAGCCCACTGACATGGATGATATAGAGGAGTGGCTCAGTAAAGACGTG AAGGGAGATGAACTGGAGGAAGGAGTGACGAGCGAAG AATTTGACAAGTTTTTAGAAGAGCGAGCCAAAGCCGCAGAAAGGGTGCCAGATCTGCCATCCCCCCCCACTGGAGAGCCGGCTCCGCCCACGAATCCCGCCGGAAGGAAGAAGCAGGATCGCTCCGAGGACACGCTCTTTGCTCTGTAA
- the tom1l2 gene encoding TOM1-like protein 2 isoform X1, with protein sequence MEFLLGNPYSTPVGQCIEKATDGSLQSEDWTLNMEICDIINETEEGPKDAIRALKKRLNGNRNYREVMLALTVLETCVKNCGHRFHVLVTHRDFIDGILVKIISPKNSPPTIVQDKVLALIQAWADAFRSSPDLTGVVHIYEELKRKGIEFPMADLDALSPIHTPQRSVPEVDPATNMHTSQTQQRGSFSNFSNSKSSPTPPYTAPGGPPANMGGPISANSEQIGRLRSELDIVRGNIKVMSEMLTEMTPGQEDASDLELLQDLNRTCRSMQERIVELISRVSNEEVTEELLHVNDDLNNVFLRYERFERYRSGRSAQNTNGVLSEVTEDNLIDLGPGSPAVVSPMLANTAPSNLSSQLGGLDMGSNSVSSTLSALPTTKPQDDFDMFAHTRTNSLADQRKNVTYEDPQALGGLASALDVRKQNIGGRRFRGGKPDMEPIDTWLISQGMIPVSQPTDMDDIEEWLSKDVKGDELEEGVTSEEFDKFLEERAKAAERVPDLPSPPTGEPAPPTNPAGRKKQDRSEDTLFAL encoded by the exons AGAAAGCTACAGACGGCTCCCTGCAGAGTGAGGACTGGACACTCAACATGGAAATCTGTGACATTATTAATGAGACAGAAGAAGG TCCAAAAGATGCCATCAGAGCCCTGAAGAAGAGGCTGAATGGGAATAGGAATTACAGAGAAGTGATGCTCGCACTCACA GTTTTAGAGACTTGCGTCAAAAACTGCGGCCATCGCTTTCACGTCCTCGTGACCCATCGGGATTTCATAGACGGCATCTTGGTGAAGATTATCTCCCCAAAAAACAGCCCTCCCACCATCGTGCAGGACAAAGTGCTTGCGCTTATCCAG GCTTGGGCGGACGCATTTCGCAGCAGCCCTGACCTTACTGGAGTTGTACATATTTATGAGGAGCTGAAGAGAAAAGGAATAGAGTTCCCAATGGCAGATCTAGATGCTTTGTCTCCCATACACACCCCCCAGAGG AGCGTTCCTGAGGTGGATCCTGCGACCAACATGCATACCTCTCAGACTCAGCAGAGGGGCAGCTTCAGCAACTTCTCCAATTCCAAATCCAGCCCCACTCCCCCCTACACAGCCCCAGGAGGCCCTCCAGCAAACATGGGCGGCCCCATCAGCGCAAACTCCGAGCAG ATTGGACGACTGAGGAGTGAGCTGGATATAGTGCGCGGAAACATTAAAGTCATGTCTGAGATGCTCACGGAAATGACCCCTGGTCAGGAAGATGCCTCAGACCTTGAGCTTTTACAG GACCTAAACAGGACATGCAGATCCATGCAGGAGAGGATTGTGGAACTCATTTCCCGAGTATCGAATGAGGAGGTCACTGAAGAGCTGCTTCACGTGAATGATGATTTAAATAACGTCTTTCTTCGATATGAGAG GTTTGAACGGTACAGGTCGGGCCGCTCTGCACAGAACACTAATGGG GTGCTGAGTGAAGTCACGGAGGATAACCTGATTGACCTCGGCCCTGGATCGCCTGCAGTCGTCAGCCCCATGTTGGCAAATACGGCTCCATCAAACCTGAGCTCACAGCTGGGCGGCCTGG aTATGGGATCAAACAGCGTCAGCTCAACTCTCAGCGCTCTGCCCACCACCAAACCGCAGGATGACTTTGATATGTTTGCACACACCAGAACCAACTCTCTGGCCGATCAGCGGAAAAA CGTGACGTACGAGGACCCACAGGCTCTGGGGGGATTGGCCTCCGCTCTTGATGTCCGGAAGCAGAACATCGGAGGG AGGAGATTTAGAGGTGGAAAGCCAGATATGGAGCCCATAGACACGTGGCTTATCAGCCAAGGAATG ATTCCAGTCTCCCAGCCCACTGACATGGATGATATAGAGGAGTGGCTCAGTAAAGACGTG AAGGGAGATGAACTGGAGGAAGGAGTGACGAGCGAAG AATTTGACAAGTTTTTAGAAGAGCGAGCCAAAGCCGCAGAAAGGGTGCCAGATCTGCCATCCCCCCCCACTGGAGAGCCGGCTCCGCCCACGAATCCCGCCGGAAGGAAGAAGCAGGATCGCTCCGAGGACACGCTCTTTGCTCTGTAA
- the tom1l2 gene encoding TOM1-like protein 2 isoform X3 — MEFLLGNPYSTPVGQCIEKATDGSLQSEDWTLNMEICDIINETEEGPKDAIRALKKRLNGNRNYREVMLALTVLETCVKNCGHRFHVLVTHRDFIDGILVKIISPKNSPPTIVQDKVLALIQAWADAFRSSPDLTGVVHIYEELKRKGIEFPMADLDALSPIHTPQRSVPEVDPATNMHTSQTQQRGSFSNFSNSKSSPTPPYTAPGGPPANMGGPISANSEQIGRLRSELDIVRGNIKVMSEMLTEMTPGQEDASDLELLQDLNRTCRSMQERIVELISRVSNEEVTEELLHVNDDLNNVFLRYERFERYRSGRSAQNTNGVLSEVTEDNLIDLGPGSPAVVSPMLANTAPSNLSSQLGGLDMGSNSVSSTLSALPTTKPQDDFDMFAHTRTNSLADQRKNVTYEDPQALGGLASALDVRKQNIGGKGDELEEGVTSEEFDKFLEERAKAAERVPDLPSPPTGEPAPPTNPAGRKKQDRSEDTLFAL, encoded by the exons AGAAAGCTACAGACGGCTCCCTGCAGAGTGAGGACTGGACACTCAACATGGAAATCTGTGACATTATTAATGAGACAGAAGAAGG TCCAAAAGATGCCATCAGAGCCCTGAAGAAGAGGCTGAATGGGAATAGGAATTACAGAGAAGTGATGCTCGCACTCACA GTTTTAGAGACTTGCGTCAAAAACTGCGGCCATCGCTTTCACGTCCTCGTGACCCATCGGGATTTCATAGACGGCATCTTGGTGAAGATTATCTCCCCAAAAAACAGCCCTCCCACCATCGTGCAGGACAAAGTGCTTGCGCTTATCCAG GCTTGGGCGGACGCATTTCGCAGCAGCCCTGACCTTACTGGAGTTGTACATATTTATGAGGAGCTGAAGAGAAAAGGAATAGAGTTCCCAATGGCAGATCTAGATGCTTTGTCTCCCATACACACCCCCCAGAGG AGCGTTCCTGAGGTGGATCCTGCGACCAACATGCATACCTCTCAGACTCAGCAGAGGGGCAGCTTCAGCAACTTCTCCAATTCCAAATCCAGCCCCACTCCCCCCTACACAGCCCCAGGAGGCCCTCCAGCAAACATGGGCGGCCCCATCAGCGCAAACTCCGAGCAG ATTGGACGACTGAGGAGTGAGCTGGATATAGTGCGCGGAAACATTAAAGTCATGTCTGAGATGCTCACGGAAATGACCCCTGGTCAGGAAGATGCCTCAGACCTTGAGCTTTTACAG GACCTAAACAGGACATGCAGATCCATGCAGGAGAGGATTGTGGAACTCATTTCCCGAGTATCGAATGAGGAGGTCACTGAAGAGCTGCTTCACGTGAATGATGATTTAAATAACGTCTTTCTTCGATATGAGAG GTTTGAACGGTACAGGTCGGGCCGCTCTGCACAGAACACTAATGGG GTGCTGAGTGAAGTCACGGAGGATAACCTGATTGACCTCGGCCCTGGATCGCCTGCAGTCGTCAGCCCCATGTTGGCAAATACGGCTCCATCAAACCTGAGCTCACAGCTGGGCGGCCTGG aTATGGGATCAAACAGCGTCAGCTCAACTCTCAGCGCTCTGCCCACCACCAAACCGCAGGATGACTTTGATATGTTTGCACACACCAGAACCAACTCTCTGGCCGATCAGCGGAAAAA CGTGACGTACGAGGACCCACAGGCTCTGGGGGGATTGGCCTCCGCTCTTGATGTCCGGAAGCAGAACATCGGAGGG AAGGGAGATGAACTGGAGGAAGGAGTGACGAGCGAAG AATTTGACAAGTTTTTAGAAGAGCGAGCCAAAGCCGCAGAAAGGGTGCCAGATCTGCCATCCCCCCCCACTGGAGAGCCGGCTCCGCCCACGAATCCCGCCGGAAGGAAGAAGCAGGATCGCTCCGAGGACACGCTCTTTGCTCTGTAA
- the tom1l2 gene encoding TOM1-like protein 2 isoform X4: MEFLLGNPYSTPVGQCIEKATDGSLQSEDWTLNMEICDIINETEEGPKDAIRALKKRLNGNRNYREVMLALTVLETCVKNCGHRFHVLVTHRDFIDGILVKIISPKNSPPTIVQDKVLALIQSVPEVDPATNMHTSQTQQRGSFSNFSNSKSSPTPPYTAPGGPPANMGGPISANSEQIGRLRSELDIVRGNIKVMSEMLTEMTPGQEDASDLELLQDLNRTCRSMQERIVELISRVSNEEVTEELLHVNDDLNNVFLRYERFERYRSGRSAQNTNGVLSEVTEDNLIDLGPGSPAVVSPMLANTAPSNLSSQLGGLDMGSNSVSSTLSALPTTKPQDDFDMFAHTRTNSLADQRKNVTYEDPQALGGLASALDVRKQNIGGRRFRGGKPDMEPIDTWLISQGMIPVSQPTDMDDIEEWLSKDVKGDELEEGVTSEEFDKFLEERAKAAERVPDLPSPPTGEPAPPTNPAGRKKQDRSEDTLFAL; the protein is encoded by the exons AGAAAGCTACAGACGGCTCCCTGCAGAGTGAGGACTGGACACTCAACATGGAAATCTGTGACATTATTAATGAGACAGAAGAAGG TCCAAAAGATGCCATCAGAGCCCTGAAGAAGAGGCTGAATGGGAATAGGAATTACAGAGAAGTGATGCTCGCACTCACA GTTTTAGAGACTTGCGTCAAAAACTGCGGCCATCGCTTTCACGTCCTCGTGACCCATCGGGATTTCATAGACGGCATCTTGGTGAAGATTATCTCCCCAAAAAACAGCCCTCCCACCATCGTGCAGGACAAAGTGCTTGCGCTTATCCAG AGCGTTCCTGAGGTGGATCCTGCGACCAACATGCATACCTCTCAGACTCAGCAGAGGGGCAGCTTCAGCAACTTCTCCAATTCCAAATCCAGCCCCACTCCCCCCTACACAGCCCCAGGAGGCCCTCCAGCAAACATGGGCGGCCCCATCAGCGCAAACTCCGAGCAG ATTGGACGACTGAGGAGTGAGCTGGATATAGTGCGCGGAAACATTAAAGTCATGTCTGAGATGCTCACGGAAATGACCCCTGGTCAGGAAGATGCCTCAGACCTTGAGCTTTTACAG GACCTAAACAGGACATGCAGATCCATGCAGGAGAGGATTGTGGAACTCATTTCCCGAGTATCGAATGAGGAGGTCACTGAAGAGCTGCTTCACGTGAATGATGATTTAAATAACGTCTTTCTTCGATATGAGAG GTTTGAACGGTACAGGTCGGGCCGCTCTGCACAGAACACTAATGGG GTGCTGAGTGAAGTCACGGAGGATAACCTGATTGACCTCGGCCCTGGATCGCCTGCAGTCGTCAGCCCCATGTTGGCAAATACGGCTCCATCAAACCTGAGCTCACAGCTGGGCGGCCTGG aTATGGGATCAAACAGCGTCAGCTCAACTCTCAGCGCTCTGCCCACCACCAAACCGCAGGATGACTTTGATATGTTTGCACACACCAGAACCAACTCTCTGGCCGATCAGCGGAAAAA CGTGACGTACGAGGACCCACAGGCTCTGGGGGGATTGGCCTCCGCTCTTGATGTCCGGAAGCAGAACATCGGAGGG AGGAGATTTAGAGGTGGAAAGCCAGATATGGAGCCCATAGACACGTGGCTTATCAGCCAAGGAATG ATTCCAGTCTCCCAGCCCACTGACATGGATGATATAGAGGAGTGGCTCAGTAAAGACGTG AAGGGAGATGAACTGGAGGAAGGAGTGACGAGCGAAG AATTTGACAAGTTTTTAGAAGAGCGAGCCAAAGCCGCAGAAAGGGTGCCAGATCTGCCATCCCCCCCCACTGGAGAGCCGGCTCCGCCCACGAATCCCGCCGGAAGGAAGAAGCAGGATCGCTCCGAGGACACGCTCTTTGCTCTGTAA
- the tom1l2 gene encoding TOM1-like protein 2 isoform X5 gives MEFLLGNPYSTPVGQCIEKATDGSLQSEDWTLNMEICDIINETEEGPKDAIRALKKRLNGNRNYREVMLALTVLETCVKNCGHRFHVLVTHRDFIDGILVKIISPKNSPPTIVQDKVLALIQSVPEVDPATNMHTSQTQQRGSFSNFSNSKSSPTPPYTAPGGPPANMGGPISANSEQIGRLRSELDIVRGNIKVMSEMLTEMTPGQEDASDLELLQDLNRTCRSMQERIVELISRVSNEEVTEELLHVNDDLNNVFLRYERFERYRSGRSAQNTNGVLSEVTEDNLIDLGPGSPAVVSPMLANTAPSNLSSQLGGLDMGSNSVSSTLSALPTTKPQDDFDMFAHTRTNSLADQRKNVTYEDPQALGGLASALDVRKQNIGGIPVSQPTDMDDIEEWLSKDVKGDELEEGVTSEEFDKFLEERAKAAERVPDLPSPPTGEPAPPTNPAGRKKQDRSEDTLFAL, from the exons AGAAAGCTACAGACGGCTCCCTGCAGAGTGAGGACTGGACACTCAACATGGAAATCTGTGACATTATTAATGAGACAGAAGAAGG TCCAAAAGATGCCATCAGAGCCCTGAAGAAGAGGCTGAATGGGAATAGGAATTACAGAGAAGTGATGCTCGCACTCACA GTTTTAGAGACTTGCGTCAAAAACTGCGGCCATCGCTTTCACGTCCTCGTGACCCATCGGGATTTCATAGACGGCATCTTGGTGAAGATTATCTCCCCAAAAAACAGCCCTCCCACCATCGTGCAGGACAAAGTGCTTGCGCTTATCCAG AGCGTTCCTGAGGTGGATCCTGCGACCAACATGCATACCTCTCAGACTCAGCAGAGGGGCAGCTTCAGCAACTTCTCCAATTCCAAATCCAGCCCCACTCCCCCCTACACAGCCCCAGGAGGCCCTCCAGCAAACATGGGCGGCCCCATCAGCGCAAACTCCGAGCAG ATTGGACGACTGAGGAGTGAGCTGGATATAGTGCGCGGAAACATTAAAGTCATGTCTGAGATGCTCACGGAAATGACCCCTGGTCAGGAAGATGCCTCAGACCTTGAGCTTTTACAG GACCTAAACAGGACATGCAGATCCATGCAGGAGAGGATTGTGGAACTCATTTCCCGAGTATCGAATGAGGAGGTCACTGAAGAGCTGCTTCACGTGAATGATGATTTAAATAACGTCTTTCTTCGATATGAGAG GTTTGAACGGTACAGGTCGGGCCGCTCTGCACAGAACACTAATGGG GTGCTGAGTGAAGTCACGGAGGATAACCTGATTGACCTCGGCCCTGGATCGCCTGCAGTCGTCAGCCCCATGTTGGCAAATACGGCTCCATCAAACCTGAGCTCACAGCTGGGCGGCCTGG aTATGGGATCAAACAGCGTCAGCTCAACTCTCAGCGCTCTGCCCACCACCAAACCGCAGGATGACTTTGATATGTTTGCACACACCAGAACCAACTCTCTGGCCGATCAGCGGAAAAA CGTGACGTACGAGGACCCACAGGCTCTGGGGGGATTGGCCTCCGCTCTTGATGTCCGGAAGCAGAACATCGGAGGG ATTCCAGTCTCCCAGCCCACTGACATGGATGATATAGAGGAGTGGCTCAGTAAAGACGTG AAGGGAGATGAACTGGAGGAAGGAGTGACGAGCGAAG AATTTGACAAGTTTTTAGAAGAGCGAGCCAAAGCCGCAGAAAGGGTGCCAGATCTGCCATCCCCCCCCACTGGAGAGCCGGCTCCGCCCACGAATCCCGCCGGAAGGAAGAAGCAGGATCGCTCCGAGGACACGCTCTTTGCTCTGTAA